A single window of Cydia strobilella chromosome 18, ilCydStro3.1, whole genome shotgun sequence DNA harbors:
- the LOC134749314 gene encoding ufm1-specific protease 1 isoform X1, giving the protein MTSLLANVHEGAEVQFSSGKFHLVSGKYKYYHYLCDGFDDRLIIFQGWGCGYRTLQTVCSWINQYYQKNVEVPSIRQIQEILVDLEDKPRSFLGSRQWIGSFEVCLVIDKLYDIPSKIIHVNKGDNLSTIVDTLKTHFEKFGSPIMMGGDIDCSSKGIMGIHIDKSEASLLIVDPHYVGKEQTKEFLQNKGWVKWQPLKDFLSSSFYNLCLPQAKS; this is encoded by the exons atgacaaGTTTGTTGGCGAACGTCCACGAAGGCGCTGAAGTTCAATTCTCATCGGGAAAGTTTCATTTAGTTTctggaaaatataaatattaccaTTATTTATGCGATGGATTTGATGATAGG TTGATTATTTTCCAGGGCTGGGGATGTGGATATAGAACATTACAAACAGTATGCTCCTGGATAAACCAGTATTACCAGAAAAATGTTGAGGTTCCATCTATTAGACAGATTCAAGAGATTTTGGTTGACCTAGAAGACAAACCTAGATCATTTTTAGGTTCTAGGCAATGGATTGGCAGTTTTGAG GTGTGCTTAGTGATAGACAAGCTATACGACATTCCAAGTAAAATAATCCATGTAAACAAAGGAGATAACTTAAGCACCATAGTGGACACCTTGAAGACCCATTTTGAGAAGTTCGGAAGCCCCATTATGATGGGCGGAGATATTGACTGCTCTTCTAAGGGCATTATGGGAATCCATATTGACAAATCTgaagccagtcttttgattgtG gatCCACACTATGTGGGAAAGGAGCAGACCAAGGAATTCCTTCAGAACAAGGGCTGGGTGAAATGGCAGCCGCTCAAAGACTTCTTGAGCTCCTCTTTCTATAATCTATGCCTGCCACAAGCTAAGTCTTAA
- the LOC134749314 gene encoding ufm1-specific protease 1 isoform X2, with the protein MTSLLANVHEGAEVQFSSGKFHLVSGKYKYYHYLCDGFDDRGWGCGYRTLQTVCSWINQYYQKNVEVPSIRQIQEILVDLEDKPRSFLGSRQWIGSFEVCLVIDKLYDIPSKIIHVNKGDNLSTIVDTLKTHFEKFGSPIMMGGDIDCSSKGIMGIHIDKSEASLLIVDPHYVGKEQTKEFLQNKGWVKWQPLKDFLSSSFYNLCLPQAKS; encoded by the exons atgacaaGTTTGTTGGCGAACGTCCACGAAGGCGCTGAAGTTCAATTCTCATCGGGAAAGTTTCATTTAGTTTctggaaaatataaatattaccaTTATTTATGCGATGGATTTGATGATAGG GGCTGGGGATGTGGATATAGAACATTACAAACAGTATGCTCCTGGATAAACCAGTATTACCAGAAAAATGTTGAGGTTCCATCTATTAGACAGATTCAAGAGATTTTGGTTGACCTAGAAGACAAACCTAGATCATTTTTAGGTTCTAGGCAATGGATTGGCAGTTTTGAG GTGTGCTTAGTGATAGACAAGCTATACGACATTCCAAGTAAAATAATCCATGTAAACAAAGGAGATAACTTAAGCACCATAGTGGACACCTTGAAGACCCATTTTGAGAAGTTCGGAAGCCCCATTATGATGGGCGGAGATATTGACTGCTCTTCTAAGGGCATTATGGGAATCCATATTGACAAATCTgaagccagtcttttgattgtG gatCCACACTATGTGGGAAAGGAGCAGACCAAGGAATTCCTTCAGAACAAGGGCTGGGTGAAATGGCAGCCGCTCAAAGACTTCTTGAGCTCCTCTTTCTATAATCTATGCCTGCCACAAGCTAAGTCTTAA